In a genomic window of uncultured Sphaerochaeta sp.:
- a CDS encoding DUF4011 domain-containing protein, with product MDEQLDMEETIGPEFEIQLTPGTNFCYSQFRSKIPLFLHYRVKNNAEDKVTNLQIRISLTECFESVSDIHLKTLGKCSSYSSEVKGSIELKLKPNEIRSLTEEIEGRCYARLMTSDGIILETRISEYTVQPFNQWSGIAKELPIFITPNSQEVLDLVACARKFLLKATGRDNFDAYQSADKSKVIDQIAAVFEAVASQHIGYIEMLPSFSEGQRIRLSDEIISQKSANCLDMSLLFTSVLEAIGLRPVVIITNSHAYIGVRLSKSCDYFVFSSDSSNLSLATLGNDQDMILIEPTMANGEKPASFLEAKNKGTENLETLDFNYYVDIAFARLDGILPFPIKQISENGEIIYVEPETVNTSFANIYDEPVDITAELIEVEDQKDKIGLWSNKLLELTTRNPLLAMRLASKTFQVLAPDLNKLENLLMAGNEFSLTHKRISAPITDYRCTEIRQHAEIFTQMIESVNHLLPLDASEKDLKKKLSTIYLQSRKDLAEGGINTLYLVIGHIEWFEEDKDIVRHAPMLLYPVTLIKKGSNDYRIMIRDDEEPQINITFFEMMSIFYKKSPGFDIYSLPSDESGLDIAKIFALVQNAIRDIPNWDCQKTCYLGLFSFGQMVMWKDLKDRATKLKENKVVSALINSKVFNEKTLPEIDDYDFYKLKTPLTCDETQLKAIKASSGATRSFILQGPPGTGKSQTITSIIVNALLEGKRVLFVAEKMAALKVVYRNLSKANLSQFLLELHSNKASKSSLIEQLDQAMNREHCQTIQDSISLDVLDTNTKYLSAYYAGLHRINLNGMSLYQMIDEYFKIKDTNYKNLSSIVLDFDKIAFLTKEDLKAIEIGFETLYFSAKEFQPIKTSFIGKFEFDKWDEEIQQSTTKSIDELNVINDTVNRTFSLIRDFLACSNLQPSYEISLSLNELCKIVQTIQAEQIPQELIRKESTELSLMMQKVAGLFKKREAILQKIKESWIPTILKENIQRMIFDYDNLSGIFKRKLRKRLLDKINSFRIIPLDQSNVPVSLRSLLLPQSELLDIDNELLNLGADDPILSLRLRNIEDCKSIMNLKTLYDEALFKASSVLCKHSESYDITVFMKNLSESAWSMTFAEATNHFFINAGAFEAEWGKIVAILKFQGDVSVFKDRIDFIKKVEAMFSVFSRWAKFRMEANQFKYRDSLPEAYDLFLSNVPFETMFKSLQLSYYMTYINKLISKVDAFRIYNNAEFDNKLRLLKKTDNDYNEILKENIPNRLSEIWDKKIDREARYNIGKYCTSKGKKVSIRKFFESYSSAITSLCPCCLMSPLSIAQYLDPSTEKFDLVVFDEASQIPTCKAVGAIARGKETIIVGDQMQMPPTSFFGKSTTTDDYDIDEMDDLDNILEDCSVLEMPETLLRWHYRSNHESLISFSNRKYYKGNLLSYPSVDSNVPHVHMRYISSGYYSSGENVPNQFEVTAIRKEVRKRLSDPVLREESIGIITFNEKQQRAIYNELDSFFQKNPELAKYAYWGDDEVSNPKTLIVKNLENVQGDERDIIMFSITFAQNKVGRLNLNFGPISKPGGEKRLNVAFSRARKEMIIFTCMNLGTFRSKPLSSRGAKDLLAFLEYAEGSANPSIGRGRSLNEYHILGKLKEALEADGWEAEENIGLSKYKIALGVRAKNDTTYFAGIILDFTSILKTSKDRDLLQISQLERVGWTPILFKSLSWWKNPESVKDEIISKVHEAYTRYLEKEKVKTQIIQNEYSDKAKVDFDDSFAKISKESYISITLAINNLIKISDFGSDKMLPAINFKIDNLIDQEGPILDDWLEKKLVYSFGIKKRGGIIQEKLNAIMTTRNDIFTIQSDIYGFEHKVYWPPEYDSVDKRLDYSKFRVYDNASSVESKRDIKDIPEAEIQNCMRYLLLKNGEMMFSELCNGAAEEFGYKRQGQAIKETMKKVLEALVRDAFFVQEAGIIRDQSDSVEPLDETPSVDEVYST from the coding sequence ATGGACGAGCAATTGGATATGGAAGAGACAATTGGACCGGAATTTGAGATTCAATTAACACCAGGAACAAATTTCTGCTATTCACAATTTAGGTCTAAAATACCATTATTCCTGCATTACCGAGTTAAGAATAATGCTGAAGACAAAGTCACAAATCTCCAAATCAGAATCTCACTTACAGAATGTTTCGAATCCGTATCAGATATACATCTAAAGACGCTAGGCAAATGCAGCTCCTACTCTTCCGAAGTGAAAGGATCAATAGAACTCAAATTAAAACCTAATGAAATCAGATCATTGACAGAAGAAATTGAGGGTAGATGCTATGCAAGGTTGATGACTAGTGACGGAATTATTCTTGAAACAAGGATTTCGGAATATACTGTACAACCATTCAACCAGTGGAGTGGAATAGCAAAAGAACTGCCGATTTTTATAACACCAAATTCACAGGAAGTTCTTGACCTTGTTGCTTGTGCTCGGAAATTTCTGCTCAAAGCCACTGGTAGAGATAACTTTGATGCATATCAATCAGCTGATAAGTCTAAAGTCATTGATCAGATAGCTGCTGTATTCGAAGCTGTTGCTTCACAACATATAGGATACATAGAAATGCTACCAAGCTTTTCTGAAGGACAAAGAATTAGGCTCTCTGATGAAATTATCAGCCAGAAAAGTGCGAATTGTCTTGATATGTCCCTTCTATTTACTAGTGTTCTTGAAGCAATTGGCCTACGTCCAGTGGTAATAATTACTAATTCTCATGCCTACATTGGAGTACGCTTGTCAAAATCTTGTGACTATTTCGTTTTCTCTAGCGATAGTTCAAATTTATCATTAGCAACACTAGGAAATGATCAGGATATGATCCTTATTGAGCCAACAATGGCAAATGGTGAGAAACCGGCTTCATTTCTTGAAGCTAAAAATAAAGGAACTGAAAATTTAGAAACACTCGATTTTAATTATTACGTTGATATTGCTTTTGCTAGATTGGACGGAATTCTTCCATTCCCAATCAAACAGATTTCTGAGAATGGTGAAATTATATATGTTGAACCAGAGACTGTGAATACAAGTTTTGCGAATATCTACGATGAGCCGGTAGATATTACTGCTGAACTTATTGAAGTCGAAGATCAAAAAGACAAAATCGGATTATGGAGCAATAAACTTTTAGAATTAACGACTAGAAATCCATTACTAGCTATGCGACTAGCTAGTAAAACCTTTCAAGTTCTTGCTCCTGATCTAAATAAATTAGAAAACTTGTTAATGGCTGGAAATGAGTTTTCTTTGACTCATAAGCGAATTAGTGCTCCAATTACTGATTATAGATGTACTGAAATTAGACAACATGCAGAAATTTTCACCCAAATGATTGAGAGTGTAAATCATTTATTACCTCTTGATGCTTCAGAAAAAGATTTGAAGAAAAAGCTATCAACTATATATTTACAGTCTAGAAAGGATCTTGCTGAAGGCGGGATAAACACCCTTTACCTTGTAATTGGACACATCGAATGGTTTGAAGAAGATAAAGATATTGTGAGACATGCTCCTATGCTTTTATATCCTGTAACATTGATAAAAAAAGGATCTAATGATTATCGAATTATGATCCGGGATGATGAAGAACCACAGATTAACATCACATTCTTTGAAATGATGAGTATTTTTTATAAAAAATCTCCAGGATTTGATATCTATTCATTACCTTCTGATGAGTCTGGACTTGATATTGCCAAAATTTTCGCTCTTGTTCAGAATGCAATAAGAGATATACCTAATTGGGATTGTCAGAAAACCTGTTATCTTGGTCTTTTCTCATTTGGGCAAATGGTAATGTGGAAGGATTTAAAAGATCGTGCGACGAAGCTCAAAGAAAACAAGGTTGTCTCGGCCCTTATAAATAGTAAAGTATTTAATGAAAAAACTTTACCAGAAATTGATGATTATGATTTTTATAAGTTGAAGACTCCATTAACATGTGATGAAACACAGCTTAAAGCCATTAAAGCATCATCTGGAGCTACACGGAGCTTCATATTGCAGGGGCCTCCGGGCACTGGTAAATCCCAAACGATCACCTCAATTATTGTAAATGCACTTCTTGAAGGAAAGCGAGTTCTTTTTGTTGCTGAAAAAATGGCAGCCTTAAAAGTAGTTTATAGAAATCTGAGTAAGGCGAATTTGTCACAGTTCTTGCTTGAATTACATTCTAATAAAGCTTCAAAAAGTTCGCTTATAGAACAACTTGATCAAGCTATGAATAGAGAGCATTGCCAAACTATTCAAGATTCCATTTCCTTAGACGTTCTTGATACCAATACTAAATATCTTTCTGCATACTATGCAGGACTTCATAGAATTAATTTGAATGGTATGTCTCTATATCAGATGATAGATGAGTACTTTAAAATCAAAGATACCAATTACAAGAACTTATCTTCTATAGTTCTGGATTTCGATAAGATTGCTTTCCTTACGAAAGAAGATTTAAAAGCAATTGAAATTGGATTTGAGACACTTTATTTCTCTGCAAAAGAGTTCCAACCAATAAAGACCTCATTTATTGGAAAATTCGAGTTTGATAAATGGGATGAAGAAATTCAACAAAGTACAACTAAAAGTATTGATGAGCTGAATGTGATTAACGATACCGTGAATAGAACTTTTTCTTTAATCAGAGATTTTTTAGCTTGTTCGAACCTACAGCCATCTTATGAAATTTCATTGTCTCTAAATGAATTATGCAAAATTGTACAAACAATTCAAGCGGAACAGATTCCTCAAGAATTGATTCGTAAGGAAAGTACAGAGCTTTCGCTTATGATGCAAAAGGTAGCTGGACTGTTCAAAAAAAGAGAAGCAATCCTACAGAAAATCAAAGAAAGTTGGATACCAACAATCTTAAAAGAAAACATTCAGAGAATGATTTTTGATTACGATAATCTTTCTGGAATATTTAAACGAAAATTGAGAAAGCGATTATTAGACAAAATCAATTCATTCAGAATAATTCCTTTGGATCAAAGCAATGTTCCCGTATCACTACGATCGCTTCTACTTCCACAATCGGAGCTTCTAGATATAGATAATGAATTGCTTAATCTAGGGGCTGACGATCCTATCCTAAGCCTAAGACTCCGGAATATAGAAGACTGTAAAAGTATTATGAACTTAAAAACTCTATATGATGAAGCACTTTTTAAGGCATCTTCAGTATTATGTAAACATTCAGAATCGTATGATATCACGGTATTTATGAAAAACTTGTCTGAGAGTGCATGGTCTATGACGTTTGCGGAAGCTACGAATCATTTTTTCATAAATGCAGGGGCTTTTGAAGCCGAATGGGGGAAAATCGTGGCTATTCTCAAATTTCAAGGCGATGTGTCGGTTTTTAAGGATAGAATCGATTTCATTAAAAAAGTTGAAGCAATGTTTTCTGTTTTCTCCAGATGGGCAAAATTCCGTATGGAAGCTAACCAATTTAAGTATCGAGATTCGCTACCTGAGGCATATGACTTATTTCTTTCAAATGTTCCATTTGAAACGATGTTTAAATCTTTGCAACTCTCGTACTATATGACATATATCAACAAACTAATATCCAAGGTAGATGCATTTAGAATTTATAATAACGCTGAATTTGACAACAAGCTGAGGTTACTCAAAAAAACTGACAATGATTATAATGAAATTCTAAAAGAAAATATTCCCAACAGGCTTTCTGAAATTTGGGATAAGAAGATTGATAGAGAAGCTAGGTACAACATCGGTAAATATTGCACTTCCAAAGGGAAAAAGGTATCAATAAGGAAATTCTTTGAAAGTTATTCTTCTGCAATTACGAGCCTTTGCCCATGTTGCCTGATGAGTCCATTATCAATCGCACAGTATTTGGATCCCTCCACCGAGAAATTTGATCTTGTAGTATTTGATGAGGCCTCTCAAATTCCTACTTGCAAAGCTGTGGGAGCAATTGCTAGAGGAAAGGAGACTATCATTGTTGGGGATCAAATGCAGATGCCCCCGACAAGTTTTTTTGGGAAATCTACTACCACTGATGATTATGATATTGATGAAATGGATGATTTGGATAATATCTTGGAAGATTGTTCTGTACTTGAAATGCCTGAGACATTATTGCGTTGGCATTATCGAAGCAATCATGAAAGTTTAATCAGTTTTAGTAATAGAAAATACTACAAAGGAAACTTACTCTCTTACCCTTCGGTTGATAGTAATGTACCTCATGTTCATATGCGGTATATTTCATCCGGATACTACAGTTCTGGTGAGAATGTTCCAAACCAATTCGAGGTTACTGCCATTAGGAAAGAAGTACGAAAAAGACTATCTGATCCTGTACTTAGGGAAGAAAGCATAGGGATTATTACCTTCAACGAGAAACAGCAGCGTGCAATATACAATGAACTTGATAGTTTTTTTCAAAAGAATCCAGAATTAGCCAAATATGCATACTGGGGTGATGATGAAGTATCGAATCCTAAGACTCTAATAGTCAAGAATCTAGAAAACGTTCAAGGTGATGAAAGGGACATAATTATGTTTTCAATTACCTTCGCCCAAAACAAAGTAGGCAGACTTAATCTGAATTTTGGACCTATTAGCAAACCTGGTGGAGAAAAGCGGCTCAATGTTGCCTTCAGCAGGGCAAGAAAGGAAATGATTATCTTTACTTGCATGAATTTAGGTACATTTCGCTCAAAACCCTTATCTTCACGAGGGGCAAAGGATTTGCTTGCATTTCTTGAGTATGCAGAAGGAAGTGCTAACCCGAGTATTGGTAGAGGAAGAAGTCTAAATGAATACCATATACTAGGAAAACTGAAAGAAGCATTGGAAGCTGATGGTTGGGAGGCTGAAGAAAATATCGGTCTTTCAAAATACAAAATTGCCTTGGGTGTGCGGGCAAAAAATGATACCACATATTTTGCAGGAATAATTCTTGATTTCACAAGTATTCTGAAAACTTCGAAAGATCGGGATCTTCTGCAAATCAGTCAACTTGAAAGAGTAGGTTGGACTCCGATTCTTTTCAAATCACTATCATGGTGGAAAAATCCTGAAAGTGTCAAAGATGAGATTATCTCAAAAGTACACGAAGCTTATACTAGATATCTTGAAAAAGAAAAAGTAAAAACTCAAATAATTCAAAATGAATACTCTGACAAAGCAAAAGTCGATTTTGATGATTCTTTTGCAAAAATTTCTAAGGAATCCTATATATCTATAACACTTGCAATTAATAATCTAATCAAAATAAGCGATTTTGGAAGTGATAAAATGCTTCCGGCAATAAATTTCAAGATTGACAATCTTATTGATCAAGAAGGGCCAATTCTTGATGATTGGTTGGAAAAAAAGCTTGTCTATTCATTTGGGATAAAGAAAAGAGGGGGAATTATCCAAGAGAAACTTAATGCAATCATGACAACGAGGAATGATATTTTTACTATTCAAAGTGATATCTATGGATTTGAACACAAAGTGTATTGGCCACCAGAATATGACTCTGTAGATAAACGATTGGATTACTCCAAATTCAGGGTTTATGATAACGCTTCTTCAGTTGAATCTAAAAGAGACATTAAGGATATTCCTGAAGCCGAAATCCAAAATTGCATGAGATATCTATTACTGAAAAATGGAGAGATGATGTTTAGCGAACTTTGTAATGGAGCAGCTGAAGAATTTGGATATAAAAGACAAGGTCAAGCTATTAAAGAAACTATGAAGAAAGTTCTTGAAGCACTTGTACGAGATGCTTTTTTTGTGCAGGAAGCTGGAATAATTCGAGATCAATCGGATAGTGTAGAACCATTGGATGAAACTCCTTCGGTTGATGAAGTATATTCAACCTAA
- a CDS encoding s-methyl-5-thioribose-1-phosphate isomerase gives MERADKDLAFMLQYENVAWYDAGEVRILDRRVYPARKAFVVCKHHTEVMQAIRDMVTQSAGPYTAAPMGMALAAWECRNLAKDAQLAYLKKAANTIADARPTTKTRMIQVTDACIPVAERALEAGIPVDIAIREHVVEANNARYNKIARTAEYLVDMFPQNGTVMTQCFAETIVGMMLKVCKQRGNNIKLFCPETRPYFQGARLTATVCSEMGFDTTVITDNMPAFVMANEHVDVVTCAADAISCDGYVFNKVGTSQIAICAKHFGIPLFVSGAPDIGHPTYDTVTIEMRDPDFSLQAMGVRTAIEGTGIKGYYPAFDMTPPHLISGIVTERGIFSPYDLNRYPSAGGSGEFVC, from the coding sequence ATGGAAAGAGCTGACAAAGACCTTGCGTTCATGCTTCAGTATGAGAATGTTGCTTGGTATGATGCTGGTGAAGTAAGAATCCTGGACAGGAGAGTCTATCCTGCAAGAAAGGCCTTTGTGGTGTGCAAGCACCATACCGAGGTGATGCAGGCGATCAGGGATATGGTGACCCAGAGTGCCGGTCCCTATACTGCAGCCCCGATGGGCATGGCTTTGGCTGCCTGGGAGTGCAGGAATCTCGCCAAGGATGCACAGCTTGCCTATCTCAAAAAGGCAGCAAACACCATCGCTGATGCACGCCCAACTACCAAGACAAGGATGATTCAGGTCACCGATGCGTGCATTCCAGTGGCTGAGAGAGCCCTTGAAGCGGGAATCCCTGTCGATATCGCAATTCGCGAGCATGTAGTGGAGGCGAACAATGCCCGATACAACAAGATTGCGAGAACCGCTGAGTATCTGGTGGATATGTTCCCCCAGAATGGGACGGTCATGACGCAGTGTTTTGCCGAGACCATCGTGGGCATGATGCTCAAGGTGTGCAAGCAGCGGGGAAACAACATCAAGCTGTTCTGCCCGGAGACCAGACCCTATTTCCAGGGGGCCAGGCTTACGGCAACGGTTTGCAGTGAGATGGGTTTTGATACCACGGTCATCACGGACAACATGCCGGCTTTTGTCATGGCCAATGAGCATGTCGATGTGGTTACCTGTGCTGCCGACGCAATTTCTTGCGATGGCTATGTGTTCAATAAGGTGGGGACCAGCCAGATTGCCATTTGTGCCAAGCACTTCGGAATTCCTTTGTTTGTCAGCGGTGCTCCGGATATCGGGCATCCCACCTATGATACGGTAACCATTGAGATGCGTGATCCCGATTTCTCCCTCCAGGCTATGGGAGTGAGAACTGCCATTGAGGGAACGGGAATCAAAGGCTACTACCCTGCTTTTGATATGACTCCCCCCCACCTGATTTCCGGTATCGTAACAGAGAGGGGCATTTTCTCACCCTATGATCTGAACAGGTATCCTTCAGCTGGTGGCAGTGGAGAGTTTGTCTGCTGA
- a CDS encoding DeoR/GlpR family DNA-binding transcription regulator, with amino-acid sequence MKSKERIQSIINQIPYNGFIMIKDLSTSFNVTEETIRRDLNKIVDMNIGVRKAHGGAYRIHQSDLAAPQCFRQMMLPGIKQRFGAFCASLITADSCIMLDSSTTSCYIANKIKEMNKRVTVITNSISTAGSFGDSENIEVICVGGNLRKLNGSLVGPNAIATLEKYCADYCFVSPPSVDVKFGLTDHNEEEARIRECMIRQSKKCYVVADHTKFGWSGVHRIATIDSMDMIITDSEIEQKWVQWFKTIGIEYKCC; translated from the coding sequence ATGAAGAGCAAGGAACGAATACAGAGCATCATCAACCAGATTCCGTACAACGGGTTCATCATGATCAAGGACCTGAGTACGAGTTTCAATGTCACCGAAGAAACCATACGCAGGGATCTGAACAAGATCGTGGATATGAATATCGGGGTGAGAAAAGCCCATGGGGGGGCATACCGCATCCATCAGAGTGATCTGGCCGCCCCGCAGTGTTTCAGGCAGATGATGCTGCCGGGCATCAAGCAGCGTTTTGGTGCGTTCTGCGCTTCACTCATCACCGCAGACAGTTGCATCATGCTGGATTCCAGCACCACCTCCTGCTACATAGCGAACAAGATCAAGGAGATGAACAAGCGTGTCACGGTCATCACCAACTCCATTTCCACGGCAGGTAGTTTTGGTGATTCTGAGAATATCGAGGTCATCTGTGTAGGGGGGAACCTGCGCAAGCTCAATGGGTCCTTGGTGGGGCCCAATGCAATCGCTACGTTGGAGAAGTATTGTGCCGACTACTGTTTTGTCAGCCCTCCTTCGGTTGATGTCAAGTTCGGCCTCACCGATCACAATGAGGAAGAGGCCCGGATACGGGAGTGTATGATCAGGCAGTCGAAGAAGTGCTATGTGGTGGCGGATCATACGAAATTCGGTTGGTCCGGGGTGCATCGCATTGCCACCATCGATTCGATGGATATGATCATTACCGATAGCGAAATTGAGCAAAAATGGGTACAGTGGTTCAAGACCATAGGAATTGAATACAAGTGTTGCTAA
- a CDS encoding BMP family ABC transporter substrate-binding protein, translating into MKKILMVLLVIAVSLSCAFASGDKESSAKKTVTAALITNPKGTSVFINEGIAGFESACAKWGIKGTVVECKDTSEYESNARAAANEGYDLILGASWEAGSIISELAEIYDDIAFGIIDTMVDSPKVKCVNYYEAEGAYLIGVIAALTVDGASHNYGSINVSQSASSFKWRYGFAQGVLSLDPKAKFTFNYVNGYSEVALANELARQQYEKGCLFINSCAAGGDTGTFQAALDKKFYTAGQDVDLTSKDNPYIVTCQLKGAGESIAYLIDLYMEDKWNSDNETLGVADGAIGAIWATKDSEITTRPAQLSDADMVIIKQAVEDIRSGKINMRDMPEEVAGIIPLI; encoded by the coding sequence ATGAAAAAGATTTTGATGGTGCTGTTGGTGATTGCTGTTTCTCTTTCTTGCGCATTTGCCAGTGGGGACAAGGAATCATCTGCCAAGAAGACCGTGACTGCCGCCCTTATCACTAATCCCAAGGGAACGTCCGTTTTCATCAATGAAGGAATTGCCGGCTTTGAAAGCGCTTGTGCAAAATGGGGGATCAAGGGCACCGTTGTTGAGTGCAAAGATACCTCTGAGTACGAATCGAACGCTCGTGCAGCAGCCAATGAGGGGTACGACCTTATCCTGGGTGCTTCCTGGGAAGCAGGTTCCATCATCAGTGAACTTGCTGAAATCTACGACGACATCGCGTTCGGCATCATCGACACCATGGTGGATTCGCCGAAAGTAAAGTGCGTCAACTACTATGAAGCCGAAGGCGCCTATCTCATTGGTGTCATCGCAGCCCTTACTGTTGACGGAGCCAGCCACAACTACGGCTCGATCAACGTAAGCCAGAGCGCATCCTCCTTCAAGTGGAGATACGGCTTTGCACAGGGTGTCCTCTCGCTCGACCCGAAAGCCAAGTTCACCTTCAACTACGTAAACGGCTATTCGGAAGTGGCTCTTGCAAACGAACTTGCCCGCCAGCAGTATGAGAAGGGATGCCTCTTCATCAACAGCTGTGCAGCAGGTGGCGACACCGGCACCTTCCAGGCTGCACTCGACAAGAAGTTCTACACCGCAGGCCAGGATGTTGACCTGACCAGCAAGGACAACCCGTACATTGTCACCTGCCAGCTCAAGGGAGCAGGCGAGTCGATCGCATACCTCATCGACCTCTACATGGAAGACAAGTGGAATTCGGACAACGAGACCCTTGGTGTTGCAGATGGAGCCATCGGTGCAATCTGGGCAACCAAGGATTCTGAGATCACCACCCGTCCTGCACAGCTCTCCGATGCTGACATGGTCATCATCAAGCAGGCTGTCGAGGATATCAGAAGCGGCAAGATCAACATGCGTGACATGCCCGAGGAAGTAGCTGGAATCATCCCTCTTATCTGA
- a CDS encoding ABC transporter ATP-binding protein gives MKHITKTYGALVANNSIDLTLQKGEILAVVGENGAGKSTLMKILYGLEAYDSGEILINGESRKFRSPHDAIDSGIGMVQQHFMLFPPFTAAENIVYGHEPKRKGILFNRAEASDKVKELCKRYGMYIDPNVKVADCPVGLQQRIEILKVLYQGVEIIIFDEPSAVLTPQEVKELLKTIKDLKQAGKSIILITHKLSEVMAVADRVMVMRLGQLIKTMPIGETSIEEMSFLMVGHKLETREIKKIGQGSAVLKVEHLTLAGSGERNTLDDVNLYVRRGEIVGIAGVSGNGQSELIQCLTGILKFQAGSVIINDQDVSNRSVQEIRDSGCACIPEDRYYWGNAAEATLVENAIMSHYKKSNLMRYGIFHKKNTRKFANDCMAEFDVRYSSDRQATQELSGGNVQKLIVAREISQHSPFLIAAEPTRGIDIGAIDFIHGKLLEKREKGDGILLISSELTEIFALSDRIYVMYEGKIAGEFSREEATSDKVGLVMMGGNLNG, from the coding sequence ATGAAACACATAACCAAAACCTACGGGGCTTTGGTTGCAAACAACAGTATCGATCTTACGCTCCAAAAAGGTGAGATACTTGCTGTGGTAGGCGAGAACGGTGCCGGAAAGAGTACCTTGATGAAGATACTCTACGGCCTGGAAGCGTACGACAGCGGAGAAATCCTGATCAACGGGGAAAGCAGGAAATTCCGCTCCCCGCATGATGCCATAGACAGCGGAATCGGCATGGTACAACAGCACTTCATGCTGTTTCCCCCGTTCACCGCCGCAGAGAACATCGTCTATGGGCATGAACCGAAGAGAAAGGGAATCCTTTTCAACCGTGCAGAAGCTTCAGACAAGGTGAAGGAGCTGTGCAAGCGCTATGGCATGTACATAGACCCCAACGTCAAGGTTGCCGACTGTCCGGTAGGCTTGCAGCAGAGAATCGAGATTCTCAAGGTCTTGTACCAAGGTGTTGAGATCATCATCTTTGACGAACCCTCGGCGGTACTTACCCCGCAGGAAGTGAAGGAACTGCTCAAGACCATCAAGGACCTGAAACAGGCAGGGAAGTCCATCATCCTCATCACCCATAAGCTGAGCGAGGTCATGGCGGTAGCAGACCGCGTCATGGTCATGCGCCTTGGCCAACTGATCAAGACCATGCCCATCGGAGAGACAAGCATTGAGGAAATGAGCTTTCTCATGGTCGGCCACAAACTGGAAACACGGGAAATCAAGAAGATAGGGCAGGGCAGTGCCGTCTTGAAGGTGGAGCACCTCACCCTTGCAGGCTCCGGCGAACGAAACACCCTTGATGATGTGAACCTTTACGTACGGCGCGGTGAGATCGTCGGCATAGCCGGCGTCTCTGGCAACGGACAGAGCGAGCTCATCCAGTGCCTGACCGGCATCCTGAAATTCCAAGCCGGAAGCGTCATCATCAATGACCAGGATGTATCGAATCGTTCGGTTCAGGAGATCAGGGACAGCGGATGCGCCTGCATTCCCGAGGACCGGTACTATTGGGGAAATGCAGCAGAAGCCACCCTGGTGGAGAATGCCATCATGTCCCATTACAAGAAATCAAACCTGATGCGCTATGGGATTTTTCACAAGAAGAACACCCGGAAATTTGCAAATGACTGCATGGCTGAGTTTGACGTCAGATACTCCTCCGACCGGCAGGCCACCCAGGAACTCTCCGGCGGCAATGTCCAGAAACTCATCGTTGCCCGGGAGATCTCCCAGCACTCTCCGTTTCTCATCGCGGCAGAACCGACGCGTGGCATAGACATCGGAGCCATTGATTTCATCCATGGGAAGCTGCTTGAGAAACGGGAGAAAGGAGACGGCATCCTGCTCATCTCTTCTGAGCTTACGGAAATCTTTGCACTCAGCGACAGGATCTACGTGATGTATGAAGGAAAAATCGCCGGAGAATTCTCCCGTGAGGAAGCAACGAGTGACAAGGTCGGCCTGGTGATGATGGGAGGAAACCTCAATGGATGA